In Etheostoma spectabile isolate EspeVRDwgs_2016 chromosome 20, UIUC_Espe_1.0, whole genome shotgun sequence, the following are encoded in one genomic region:
- the evla gene encoding enah/Vasp-like a isoform X2: MYSLDDFGEQSICQARASVMVYDDASKKWVPIKPGQQGFSRINIYHNTANNTFRVVGVKLQDQQVVINYSIVKGLKYNQATPTFHQWRDARQVYGLNFASKEEATTFSNAMLFALNILSSPDNGGPIVQRQNGPSSEENEAQRRMMEQHQMQAHKERERRTSGSVVSTLQYKVSTPPTHPDTPPEYRQYRASTLPPSYARVASSSPPSSSSSSPCQEKEVGAARDRAQLSSQLSTSLASAFSPVQAGVTTQGRQVRQIPLSPPTAARHLHLQQQQQQQDIMLPPKHGTWSASHLQHMYAQLPPSASPPVMMAMPVKQGQPTLPLAHPLPPVSTRMKPPPLDPNTVSGHHQYPQHQPHPHSNGQPDGSYSPHSQHLPLTPQFCEAVPLPPLIGQTATGSAPSHQPQYPSTFHPQQQLHPQQQQQQVYHQQAQPPTSSSSPPSYTAMSDGGSPKKTPSPVPHQSPMVSSSPPVSAGHPSMLSVAPPPSAVSPPMAGPPAPPPPPGPPPPMAVPPPMPPPLPTGGGPPGGPPGAQHQPSGLAAALAGAKLRKVHRDESSPPGSGGKSDSNRSSGGSGGGGEGLMQEMNALLARRRKASEKPDEDDSSGRGPGQQNSTDALKKPWERSNSTEKSSLVSRVRPIGSTSESDTEFDRMKQEILDEVVRELHKVKDEIINAIRQEIGRIGTS, translated from the exons ATGTATTCCCTGGACGATTTTGG TGAACAGAGTATCTGCCAGGCGCGGGCCTCAGTGATGGTCTACGACGATGCCAGTAAGAAGTGGGTGCCCATCAAGCCTGGGCAGCAGGGCTTCAGCCGCATCAACATCTACCACAACACTGCCAACAACACCTTCAGAGTGGTGGGCGTCAAACTGCAGGACCAGCAG GTTGTGATCAACTACTCCATAGTGAAGGGCCTGAAATACAATCAGGCGACCCCGACCTTCCATCAGTGGCGTGATGCCCGCCAGGTTTATGGCCTGAACTTTGCCAGTAAGGAGGAGGCCACCACCTTCTCCAACGCCATGCTGTTTGCCCTCAACATCCTCAGCTCACCTGACAATGGAG GTCCAATCGTCCAGCGCCAAAATGGGCCTTCCTCAGAGGAAAACGAGGCACAAAGGAG GATGATGGAGCAACATCAGATGCAAGCGCACAAGGAGAGGGAGCGACGGACATCAGGATCAG TCGTTTCCACTCTCCAATATAAAGTGTCCACCCCTCCCACCCACCCAGACACTCCTCCTGAGTACAGACAGTACAGAGCTAGCACACTGCCACCTTCCTACGCCCGCGTggcctcctcctctcctccctcttcctcctcctcctctccttgtcAGGAGAAAGAGGTGGGGGCTGCTAGGGACAGGGCCCAGCTCTCCTCCCAGCTCTCCACCTCACTCGCCTCAGCCTTTTCCCCAGTCCAGGCAGGAGTGACCACCCAGGGCCGACAGGTCCGTCAGATCCCCCTGTCTCCTCCCACAGCAGCTCGCCACCTACAccttcaacaacaacagcagcaacaagaCATCATGCTCCCCCCTAAACACGGCACCTGGTCCGCCTCCCATTTGCAGCACATGTATGCCCAGTTGCCCCCTTCCGCCTCCCCTCCTGTTATGATGGCCATGCCTGTGAAGCAGGGTCAGCCCACCCTCCCGTTGGCTCACCCTCTACCGCCCGTAAGCACTAGGATGAAGCCCCCACCTCTTGACCCAAACACCGTGTCGGGCCATCACCAGTACCCCCAGCACCAGCCCCACCCTCACTCCAATGGCCAGCCAGATGGCTCCTACTCTCCTCATTCTCAACATCTGCCACTCACTCCACAGTTCTGCGAGGCCGTCCCTTTGCCTCCTCTGATAGGTCAGACAGCCACAGGCTCAGCCCCCAGCCACCAGCCCCAGTACCCATCCACCTTCCACCCTCAGCAGCAACTGCATccgcaacaacaacagcagcaggtgTACCACCAGCAGGCCCAgccccccacctcctcctcctcacccccCTCTTACACTGCCATGTCTGATGGGGGCTCACCCAAGAAGACCCCTTCCCCTGTCCCCCACCAGTCCCCCATGGTCAGCAGCA GCCCCCCTGTCTCTGCAGGTCACCCATCTATGCTTTCTGTGGCACCTCCTCCATCTGCAGTTTCACCACCCATGGCTGGTCCTCCAGccccaccacctccaccagGTCCACCTCCCCCAATGGCGGTGCCCCCACCCATGCCCCCTCCACTGCCCACTGGTGGAGGGCCTCCTGGGGGCCCGCCTGGGGCCCAGCACCAACCCTCAGGACTGGCTGCAGCACTGGCTGGAGCCAAATTACGTAAAGTCCATAGG GATGAGAGCAGTCCGCCTGGGTCTGGTGGCAAAAGTGACTCCAATCGTTCTAGCGGTGGCAGTGGAGGTGGTGGGGAGGGACTGATGCAAGAAATGAATGCCTTACTAGCTCGCAG ACGGAAAGCTTCAGAGAAACCTGATGAA GATGACTCCAGTGGCAGAGGGCCAGGTCAGCAGAACTCAACAG ATGCTCTAAAGAAGCCATGGGAACGATCCAACTCTACAGAAAAGTCCTCACTGGTGTCCAG AGTGAGACCCATCGGCAGCACTAGTGAATCAGACACAGAATTTGACAGGATGAAACAG GAAATTTTGGATGAAGTTGTACGCGAGTTGCATAAAGTGAAAGATGAAATCATAAATG CCATCAGACAAGAAATCGGCAGAATCGGTACATCCTAA
- the evla gene encoding enah/Vasp-like a isoform X1, giving the protein MEQHKRELCPRQTAAAVVFSCLPKWTYIGSKCCYCLPQSVSDSGCFTANISASEQSICQARASVMVYDDASKKWVPIKPGQQGFSRINIYHNTANNTFRVVGVKLQDQQVVINYSIVKGLKYNQATPTFHQWRDARQVYGLNFASKEEATTFSNAMLFALNILSSPDNGGPIVQRQNGPSSEENEAQRRMMEQHQMQAHKERERRTSGSVVSTLQYKVSTPPTHPDTPPEYRQYRASTLPPSYARVASSSPPSSSSSSPCQEKEVGAARDRAQLSSQLSTSLASAFSPVQAGVTTQGRQVRQIPLSPPTAARHLHLQQQQQQQDIMLPPKHGTWSASHLQHMYAQLPPSASPPVMMAMPVKQGQPTLPLAHPLPPVSTRMKPPPLDPNTVSGHHQYPQHQPHPHSNGQPDGSYSPHSQHLPLTPQFCEAVPLPPLIGQTATGSAPSHQPQYPSTFHPQQQLHPQQQQQQVYHQQAQPPTSSSSPPSYTAMSDGGSPKKTPSPVPHQSPMVSSSPPVSAGHPSMLSVAPPPSAVSPPMAGPPAPPPPPGPPPPMAVPPPMPPPLPTGGGPPGGPPGAQHQPSGLAAALAGAKLRKVHRDESSPPGSGGKSDSNRSSGGSGGGGEGLMQEMNALLARRRKASEKPDEDDSSGRGPGQQNSTDALKKPWERSNSTEKSSLVSRVRPIGSTSESDTEFDRMKQEILDEVVRELHKVKDEIINAIRQEIGRIGTS; this is encoded by the exons ATGGAGCAGCACAAGAGGGAGTTGTGTCCTAGacagactgctgctgctgttgtgttttcctgtttACCAAAATGGACGTACATCGGCTCCAAGTGCTGTTACTGCCTCCCTCAGAGTGTCAGTGACTCGGGTTGTTTTACAGCCAACATCTCTgccag TGAACAGAGTATCTGCCAGGCGCGGGCCTCAGTGATGGTCTACGACGATGCCAGTAAGAAGTGGGTGCCCATCAAGCCTGGGCAGCAGGGCTTCAGCCGCATCAACATCTACCACAACACTGCCAACAACACCTTCAGAGTGGTGGGCGTCAAACTGCAGGACCAGCAG GTTGTGATCAACTACTCCATAGTGAAGGGCCTGAAATACAATCAGGCGACCCCGACCTTCCATCAGTGGCGTGATGCCCGCCAGGTTTATGGCCTGAACTTTGCCAGTAAGGAGGAGGCCACCACCTTCTCCAACGCCATGCTGTTTGCCCTCAACATCCTCAGCTCACCTGACAATGGAG GTCCAATCGTCCAGCGCCAAAATGGGCCTTCCTCAGAGGAAAACGAGGCACAAAGGAG GATGATGGAGCAACATCAGATGCAAGCGCACAAGGAGAGGGAGCGACGGACATCAGGATCAG TCGTTTCCACTCTCCAATATAAAGTGTCCACCCCTCCCACCCACCCAGACACTCCTCCTGAGTACAGACAGTACAGAGCTAGCACACTGCCACCTTCCTACGCCCGCGTggcctcctcctctcctccctcttcctcctcctcctctccttgtcAGGAGAAAGAGGTGGGGGCTGCTAGGGACAGGGCCCAGCTCTCCTCCCAGCTCTCCACCTCACTCGCCTCAGCCTTTTCCCCAGTCCAGGCAGGAGTGACCACCCAGGGCCGACAGGTCCGTCAGATCCCCCTGTCTCCTCCCACAGCAGCTCGCCACCTACAccttcaacaacaacagcagcaacaagaCATCATGCTCCCCCCTAAACACGGCACCTGGTCCGCCTCCCATTTGCAGCACATGTATGCCCAGTTGCCCCCTTCCGCCTCCCCTCCTGTTATGATGGCCATGCCTGTGAAGCAGGGTCAGCCCACCCTCCCGTTGGCTCACCCTCTACCGCCCGTAAGCACTAGGATGAAGCCCCCACCTCTTGACCCAAACACCGTGTCGGGCCATCACCAGTACCCCCAGCACCAGCCCCACCCTCACTCCAATGGCCAGCCAGATGGCTCCTACTCTCCTCATTCTCAACATCTGCCACTCACTCCACAGTTCTGCGAGGCCGTCCCTTTGCCTCCTCTGATAGGTCAGACAGCCACAGGCTCAGCCCCCAGCCACCAGCCCCAGTACCCATCCACCTTCCACCCTCAGCAGCAACTGCATccgcaacaacaacagcagcaggtgTACCACCAGCAGGCCCAgccccccacctcctcctcctcacccccCTCTTACACTGCCATGTCTGATGGGGGCTCACCCAAGAAGACCCCTTCCCCTGTCCCCCACCAGTCCCCCATGGTCAGCAGCA GCCCCCCTGTCTCTGCAGGTCACCCATCTATGCTTTCTGTGGCACCTCCTCCATCTGCAGTTTCACCACCCATGGCTGGTCCTCCAGccccaccacctccaccagGTCCACCTCCCCCAATGGCGGTGCCCCCACCCATGCCCCCTCCACTGCCCACTGGTGGAGGGCCTCCTGGGGGCCCGCCTGGGGCCCAGCACCAACCCTCAGGACTGGCTGCAGCACTGGCTGGAGCCAAATTACGTAAAGTCCATAGG GATGAGAGCAGTCCGCCTGGGTCTGGTGGCAAAAGTGACTCCAATCGTTCTAGCGGTGGCAGTGGAGGTGGTGGGGAGGGACTGATGCAAGAAATGAATGCCTTACTAGCTCGCAG ACGGAAAGCTTCAGAGAAACCTGATGAA GATGACTCCAGTGGCAGAGGGCCAGGTCAGCAGAACTCAACAG ATGCTCTAAAGAAGCCATGGGAACGATCCAACTCTACAGAAAAGTCCTCACTGGTGTCCAG AGTGAGACCCATCGGCAGCACTAGTGAATCAGACACAGAATTTGACAGGATGAAACAG GAAATTTTGGATGAAGTTGTACGCGAGTTGCATAAAGTGAAAGATGAAATCATAAATG CCATCAGACAAGAAATCGGCAGAATCGGTACATCCTAA
- the evla gene encoding enah/Vasp-like a isoform X4, producing MEQHKRELCPRQTAAAVVFSCLPKWTYIGSKCCYCLPQSVSDSGCFTANISASEQSICQARASVMVYDDASKKWVPIKPGQQGFSRINIYHNTANNTFRVVGVKLQDQQVVINYSIVKGLKYNQATPTFHQWRDARQVYGLNFASKEEATTFSNAMLFALNILSSPDNGGPIVQRQNGPSSEENEAQRRMMEQHQMQAHKERERRTSGSGPPVSAGHPSMLSVAPPPSAVSPPMAGPPAPPPPPGPPPPMAVPPPMPPPLPTGGGPPGGPPGAQHQPSGLAAALAGAKLRKVHRDESSPPGSGGKSDSNRSSGGSGGGGEGLMQEMNALLARRRKASEKPDEDDSSGRGPGQQNSTDALKKPWERSNSTEKSSLVSRVRPIGSTSESDTEFDRMKQEILDEVVRELHKVKDEIINAIRQEIGRIGTS from the exons ATGGAGCAGCACAAGAGGGAGTTGTGTCCTAGacagactgctgctgctgttgtgttttcctgtttACCAAAATGGACGTACATCGGCTCCAAGTGCTGTTACTGCCTCCCTCAGAGTGTCAGTGACTCGGGTTGTTTTACAGCCAACATCTCTgccag TGAACAGAGTATCTGCCAGGCGCGGGCCTCAGTGATGGTCTACGACGATGCCAGTAAGAAGTGGGTGCCCATCAAGCCTGGGCAGCAGGGCTTCAGCCGCATCAACATCTACCACAACACTGCCAACAACACCTTCAGAGTGGTGGGCGTCAAACTGCAGGACCAGCAG GTTGTGATCAACTACTCCATAGTGAAGGGCCTGAAATACAATCAGGCGACCCCGACCTTCCATCAGTGGCGTGATGCCCGCCAGGTTTATGGCCTGAACTTTGCCAGTAAGGAGGAGGCCACCACCTTCTCCAACGCCATGCTGTTTGCCCTCAACATCCTCAGCTCACCTGACAATGGAG GTCCAATCGTCCAGCGCCAAAATGGGCCTTCCTCAGAGGAAAACGAGGCACAAAGGAG GATGATGGAGCAACATCAGATGCAAGCGCACAAGGAGAGGGAGCGACGGACATCAGGATCAG GCCCCCCTGTCTCTGCAGGTCACCCATCTATGCTTTCTGTGGCACCTCCTCCATCTGCAGTTTCACCACCCATGGCTGGTCCTCCAGccccaccacctccaccagGTCCACCTCCCCCAATGGCGGTGCCCCCACCCATGCCCCCTCCACTGCCCACTGGTGGAGGGCCTCCTGGGGGCCCGCCTGGGGCCCAGCACCAACCCTCAGGACTGGCTGCAGCACTGGCTGGAGCCAAATTACGTAAAGTCCATAGG GATGAGAGCAGTCCGCCTGGGTCTGGTGGCAAAAGTGACTCCAATCGTTCTAGCGGTGGCAGTGGAGGTGGTGGGGAGGGACTGATGCAAGAAATGAATGCCTTACTAGCTCGCAG ACGGAAAGCTTCAGAGAAACCTGATGAA GATGACTCCAGTGGCAGAGGGCCAGGTCAGCAGAACTCAACAG ATGCTCTAAAGAAGCCATGGGAACGATCCAACTCTACAGAAAAGTCCTCACTGGTGTCCAG AGTGAGACCCATCGGCAGCACTAGTGAATCAGACACAGAATTTGACAGGATGAAACAG GAAATTTTGGATGAAGTTGTACGCGAGTTGCATAAAGTGAAAGATGAAATCATAAATG CCATCAGACAAGAAATCGGCAGAATCGGTACATCCTAA
- the evla gene encoding enah/Vasp-like a isoform X3 has protein sequence MSEQSICQARASVMVYDDASKKWVPIKPGQQGFSRINIYHNTANNTFRVVGVKLQDQQVVINYSIVKGLKYNQATPTFHQWRDARQVYGLNFASKEEATTFSNAMLFALNILSSPDNGGPIVQRQNGPSSEENEAQRRMMEQHQMQAHKERERRTSGSVVSTLQYKVSTPPTHPDTPPEYRQYRASTLPPSYARVASSSPPSSSSSSPCQEKEVGAARDRAQLSSQLSTSLASAFSPVQAGVTTQGRQVRQIPLSPPTAARHLHLQQQQQQQDIMLPPKHGTWSASHLQHMYAQLPPSASPPVMMAMPVKQGQPTLPLAHPLPPVSTRMKPPPLDPNTVSGHHQYPQHQPHPHSNGQPDGSYSPHSQHLPLTPQFCEAVPLPPLIGQTATGSAPSHQPQYPSTFHPQQQLHPQQQQQQVYHQQAQPPTSSSSPPSYTAMSDGGSPKKTPSPVPHQSPMVSSSPPVSAGHPSMLSVAPPPSAVSPPMAGPPAPPPPPGPPPPMAVPPPMPPPLPTGGGPPGGPPGAQHQPSGLAAALAGAKLRKVHRDESSPPGSGGKSDSNRSSGGSGGGGEGLMQEMNALLARRRKASEKPDEDDSSGRGPGQQNSTDALKKPWERSNSTEKSSLVSRVRPIGSTSESDTEFDRMKQEILDEVVRELHKVKDEIINAIRQEIGRIGTS, from the exons TGAACAGAGTATCTGCCAGGCGCGGGCCTCAGTGATGGTCTACGACGATGCCAGTAAGAAGTGGGTGCCCATCAAGCCTGGGCAGCAGGGCTTCAGCCGCATCAACATCTACCACAACACTGCCAACAACACCTTCAGAGTGGTGGGCGTCAAACTGCAGGACCAGCAG GTTGTGATCAACTACTCCATAGTGAAGGGCCTGAAATACAATCAGGCGACCCCGACCTTCCATCAGTGGCGTGATGCCCGCCAGGTTTATGGCCTGAACTTTGCCAGTAAGGAGGAGGCCACCACCTTCTCCAACGCCATGCTGTTTGCCCTCAACATCCTCAGCTCACCTGACAATGGAG GTCCAATCGTCCAGCGCCAAAATGGGCCTTCCTCAGAGGAAAACGAGGCACAAAGGAG GATGATGGAGCAACATCAGATGCAAGCGCACAAGGAGAGGGAGCGACGGACATCAGGATCAG TCGTTTCCACTCTCCAATATAAAGTGTCCACCCCTCCCACCCACCCAGACACTCCTCCTGAGTACAGACAGTACAGAGCTAGCACACTGCCACCTTCCTACGCCCGCGTggcctcctcctctcctccctcttcctcctcctcctctccttgtcAGGAGAAAGAGGTGGGGGCTGCTAGGGACAGGGCCCAGCTCTCCTCCCAGCTCTCCACCTCACTCGCCTCAGCCTTTTCCCCAGTCCAGGCAGGAGTGACCACCCAGGGCCGACAGGTCCGTCAGATCCCCCTGTCTCCTCCCACAGCAGCTCGCCACCTACAccttcaacaacaacagcagcaacaagaCATCATGCTCCCCCCTAAACACGGCACCTGGTCCGCCTCCCATTTGCAGCACATGTATGCCCAGTTGCCCCCTTCCGCCTCCCCTCCTGTTATGATGGCCATGCCTGTGAAGCAGGGTCAGCCCACCCTCCCGTTGGCTCACCCTCTACCGCCCGTAAGCACTAGGATGAAGCCCCCACCTCTTGACCCAAACACCGTGTCGGGCCATCACCAGTACCCCCAGCACCAGCCCCACCCTCACTCCAATGGCCAGCCAGATGGCTCCTACTCTCCTCATTCTCAACATCTGCCACTCACTCCACAGTTCTGCGAGGCCGTCCCTTTGCCTCCTCTGATAGGTCAGACAGCCACAGGCTCAGCCCCCAGCCACCAGCCCCAGTACCCATCCACCTTCCACCCTCAGCAGCAACTGCATccgcaacaacaacagcagcaggtgTACCACCAGCAGGCCCAgccccccacctcctcctcctcacccccCTCTTACACTGCCATGTCTGATGGGGGCTCACCCAAGAAGACCCCTTCCCCTGTCCCCCACCAGTCCCCCATGGTCAGCAGCA GCCCCCCTGTCTCTGCAGGTCACCCATCTATGCTTTCTGTGGCACCTCCTCCATCTGCAGTTTCACCACCCATGGCTGGTCCTCCAGccccaccacctccaccagGTCCACCTCCCCCAATGGCGGTGCCCCCACCCATGCCCCCTCCACTGCCCACTGGTGGAGGGCCTCCTGGGGGCCCGCCTGGGGCCCAGCACCAACCCTCAGGACTGGCTGCAGCACTGGCTGGAGCCAAATTACGTAAAGTCCATAGG GATGAGAGCAGTCCGCCTGGGTCTGGTGGCAAAAGTGACTCCAATCGTTCTAGCGGTGGCAGTGGAGGTGGTGGGGAGGGACTGATGCAAGAAATGAATGCCTTACTAGCTCGCAG ACGGAAAGCTTCAGAGAAACCTGATGAA GATGACTCCAGTGGCAGAGGGCCAGGTCAGCAGAACTCAACAG ATGCTCTAAAGAAGCCATGGGAACGATCCAACTCTACAGAAAAGTCCTCACTGGTGTCCAG AGTGAGACCCATCGGCAGCACTAGTGAATCAGACACAGAATTTGACAGGATGAAACAG GAAATTTTGGATGAAGTTGTACGCGAGTTGCATAAAGTGAAAGATGAAATCATAAATG CCATCAGACAAGAAATCGGCAGAATCGGTACATCCTAA
- the degs2 gene encoding sphingolipid delta(4)-desaturase/C4-monooxygenase DES2, translated as MGKTGGRGDFEWVYSDQPHTSRRKEILAKYPEIKSLMGPDPQLKWVVSGMVLTQLLACYLVQDLSWKWIIFWAYAFGGCINHSLTLAIHDISHNVAFGNKLAKWNRWFAMWANLPIGLPYSASFKKYHIDHHRYLGGDQLDVDIPTDIEGWFFCTPARKVLWLFLQPFFYALRPLVVNPKPVGQLEILNAAVQFTADLIIYYMWGLKPIVYLIAGSILCLGLHPISGHFIAEHYMFLKGHETYSYYGALNWITFNVGYHMEHHDFPSIPGSKLPQVKKIAAEYYDSLPQHTSWIRVLWDFVFDDSIGPYTRIKRDYKLSKQE; from the exons ATGGGAAAGACAGGTGGAAGAGGCGACTTTGAATGGGTCTACAGTGACCAACCGCACACTTcgagaagaaaagaaattctGG CTAAATATCCAGAGATCAAATCCCTGATGGGTCCGGACCCCCAGCTGAAGTGGGTGGTCTCAGGCATGGTCCTGACCCAGCTCCTGGCCTGCTACCTGGTTCAAGACCTCTCCTGGAAGTGGATCATCTTCTGGGCTTATGCCTTCGGAGGCTGCATTAACCACTCCCTGACACTGGCTATCCACGACATCTCTCACAATGTGGCCTTCGGGAACAAGCTAGCGAAGTGGAACCGCTGGTTTGCCATGTGGGCCAATCTGCCCATCGGGCTGCCTTACTCTGCCTCCTTTAAGAAGTACCACATTGACCACCATCGGTATCTTGGTGGCGACCAGCTAGATGTTGACATCCCTACAGACATTGAGGGATGGTTCTTCTGCACCCCAGCCAGGAAGGTCCTCTGGCTCTTCCTCCAGCCCTTCTTCTACGCCCTTCGCCCTTTGGTAGTCAATCCTAAACCAGTGGGTCAGCTGGAGATCCTTAATGCAGCTGTTCAGTTCACAGCGGACCTAATTATCTACTATATGTGGGGGCTGAAGCCCATTGTTTACCTCATTGCAGGTTCTATCCTATGTTTGGGACTGCATCCTATCTCTGGACATTTCATAGCTGAGCATTACATGTTCCTGAAGGGACATGAGACATATTCTTACTATGGAGCACTGAACTGGATCACCTTCAATGTTGGATATCACATGGAGCACCATGACTTCCCCAGCATACCTGGCAGTAAACTTCCTCAG GTCAAGAAAATTGCAGCAGAATATTACGACTCATTACCTCAACACACTTCCTGGATCCGGGTGTTATGGGACTTTGTTTTCGACGACAGCATCGGCCCATACACTAGAATCAAACGGGACTACAAGCTTAGCAAGCAGGAATAG